One segment of Macrotis lagotis isolate mMagLag1 chromosome 1, bilby.v1.9.chrom.fasta, whole genome shotgun sequence DNA contains the following:
- the TMEM141 gene encoding transmembrane protein 141 isoform X3: MVNLGLSRVDDAVAARHPGLREYAACQSQAFMKGIITFITAGTGTAFFLQKLLQRKLPYPMQWTVLLAMVAGSVGSYAVTRVETQKCSDLWLFLETGQLPQDHVPEPASPGCSDPEQKKNQYGDVLE; this comes from the exons ATGGTTAACCTGGGCCTATCTCGAGTGGACGATGCGGTGGCCGCCAGACACCCG GGACTCCGGGAGTATGCTGCGTGCCAATCCCAAGCCTTCATGAAAGGCATCATAACATTCATTACAG CAGGCACCGGCACAGCCTTCTTCCTACAGAAGCTCCTCCAGAGAAAGTTGCCCTATCCCATGCAGTGGACAGTGCTTCTGGCCATGG TTGCTGGCTCAGTTGGCAGCTATGCAGTGACCCGGGTGGAAACACAGAAATGCTCTGATCTCTGGCTCTTCTTAGAGACTGGACAACTACCCCAGGACCATGTCCCAG AGCCAGCCTCTCCAGGGTGCTCAGATCcagaacagaagaaaaatcagTATGGAGATGTTTTGGAGTAA
- the TMEM141 gene encoding transmembrane protein 141 isoform X2, producing the protein MVNLGLSRVDDAVAARHPGLREYAACQSQAFMKGIITFITGTGTAFFLQKLLQRKLPYPMQWTVLLAMVHPVPLVAGSVGSYAVTRVETQKCSDLWLFLETGQLPQDHVPEPASPGCSDPEQKKNQYGDVLE; encoded by the exons ATGGTTAACCTGGGCCTATCTCGAGTGGACGATGCGGTGGCCGCCAGACACCCG GGACTCCGGGAGTATGCTGCGTGCCAATCCCAAGCCTTCATGAAAGGCATCATAACATTCATTACAG GCACCGGCACAGCCTTCTTCCTACAGAAGCTCCTCCAGAGAAAGTTGCCCTATCCCATGCAGTGGACAGTGCTTCTGGCCATGG TCCATCCTGTTCCCTTAGTTGCTGGCTCAGTTGGCAGCTATGCAGTGACCCGGGTGGAAACACAGAAATGCTCTGATCTCTGGCTCTTCTTAGAGACTGGACAACTACCCCAGGACCATGTCCCAG AGCCAGCCTCTCCAGGGTGCTCAGATCcagaacagaagaaaaatcagTATGGAGATGTTTTGGAGTAA
- the TMEM141 gene encoding transmembrane protein 141 isoform X4 has product MVNLGLSRVDDAVAARHPGLREYAACQSQAFMKGIITFITGTGTAFFLQKLLQRKLPYPMQWTVLLAMVAGSVGSYAVTRVETQKCSDLWLFLETGQLPQDHVPEPASPGCSDPEQKKNQYGDVLE; this is encoded by the exons ATGGTTAACCTGGGCCTATCTCGAGTGGACGATGCGGTGGCCGCCAGACACCCG GGACTCCGGGAGTATGCTGCGTGCCAATCCCAAGCCTTCATGAAAGGCATCATAACATTCATTACAG GCACCGGCACAGCCTTCTTCCTACAGAAGCTCCTCCAGAGAAAGTTGCCCTATCCCATGCAGTGGACAGTGCTTCTGGCCATGG TTGCTGGCTCAGTTGGCAGCTATGCAGTGACCCGGGTGGAAACACAGAAATGCTCTGATCTCTGGCTCTTCTTAGAGACTGGACAACTACCCCAGGACCATGTCCCAG AGCCAGCCTCTCCAGGGTGCTCAGATCcagaacagaagaaaaatcagTATGGAGATGTTTTGGAGTAA
- the TMEM141 gene encoding transmembrane protein 141 isoform X1 — protein MVNLGLSRVDDAVAARHPGLREYAACQSQAFMKGIITFITAGTGTAFFLQKLLQRKLPYPMQWTVLLAMVHPVPLVAGSVGSYAVTRVETQKCSDLWLFLETGQLPQDHVPEPASPGCSDPEQKKNQYGDVLE, from the exons ATGGTTAACCTGGGCCTATCTCGAGTGGACGATGCGGTGGCCGCCAGACACCCG GGACTCCGGGAGTATGCTGCGTGCCAATCCCAAGCCTTCATGAAAGGCATCATAACATTCATTACAG CAGGCACCGGCACAGCCTTCTTCCTACAGAAGCTCCTCCAGAGAAAGTTGCCCTATCCCATGCAGTGGACAGTGCTTCTGGCCATGG TCCATCCTGTTCCCTTAGTTGCTGGCTCAGTTGGCAGCTATGCAGTGACCCGGGTGGAAACACAGAAATGCTCTGATCTCTGGCTCTTCTTAGAGACTGGACAACTACCCCAGGACCATGTCCCAG AGCCAGCCTCTCCAGGGTGCTCAGATCcagaacagaagaaaaatcagTATGGAGATGTTTTGGAGTAA